In Anaerobacillus isosaccharinicus, one genomic interval encodes:
- a CDS encoding acyl-CoA dehydrogenase family protein has product MTVEIQNQKLLNRVLNEIRSRRDEFEEKRHVPRDMVAQLKQLGVYRAHTPRCFGGDACSPTEFLRLIEDISEADGSAGWVASFGSAAVYLASLPRDTLARIYANGPDVSFAGGLFPVQPAEKVASGWRVNGLWKFASGCKGADILGVGIGTGDGGKPLTAVLMPEDVEIVENWEVFGMRGTGSHDLRVKDAFVSDDWTFVRGGVPSIEEPIFQYPSIAYASQVLAVVNLGVARAALNEVSQMAGGHPSITGAPKMADRAYIRIAVAKAEASLRSARAFFYEATDSAWDSILRGDGVSADQTSMLRLAAVKAARAGASAVQSAYLLAGTAAIYDGHPLQRYLRDAMVVTQHAFLSEGIYDGAGSVFLGVPPMPGYI; this is encoded by the coding sequence ATGACTGTTGAAATTCAAAACCAGAAATTACTCAACCGAGTGTTGAATGAAATCCGCTCCCGACGGGACGAATTTGAGGAGAAGCGGCACGTGCCTCGAGACATGGTAGCGCAACTAAAACAGCTGGGTGTATATCGCGCTCACACGCCGCGCTGCTTTGGAGGTGATGCCTGCTCACCCACGGAGTTCCTAAGGCTGATTGAAGACATATCCGAAGCTGACGGCTCAGCAGGATGGGTGGCTAGCTTTGGTTCTGCTGCGGTATACTTAGCGTCACTACCACGTGATACGCTTGCACGCATATACGCAAATGGCCCGGACGTGTCTTTCGCTGGCGGTCTGTTTCCAGTCCAGCCGGCAGAGAAGGTAGCGAGTGGTTGGCGTGTGAACGGTCTCTGGAAGTTTGCAAGCGGGTGTAAGGGCGCTGACATTCTCGGCGTCGGTATTGGTACTGGGGATGGTGGCAAGCCGCTCACGGCAGTACTCATGCCCGAGGACGTGGAAATTGTTGAGAACTGGGAAGTTTTCGGGATGCGTGGAACGGGAAGTCATGACTTGCGAGTGAAAGACGCATTCGTCTCTGACGATTGGACATTTGTCCGTGGAGGTGTACCTTCTATTGAAGAGCCGATCTTTCAGTATCCATCCATTGCTTATGCATCACAGGTACTGGCGGTAGTCAATCTTGGCGTAGCCCGCGCAGCGCTAAATGAAGTTTCTCAAATGGCAGGGGGCCATCCTAGCATCACTGGTGCACCGAAAATGGCCGATCGCGCTTACATCCGAATCGCCGTGGCAAAGGCAGAAGCTTCGCTAAGGTCGGCGCGTGCCTTCTTCTACGAGGCCACCGACTCTGCTTGGGACTCGATCTTGAGGGGAGATGGTGTCTCCGCTGACCAAACAAGCATGCTGCGTCTGGCAGCCGTAAAAGCTGCCCGCGCAGGTGCAAGTGCCGTGCAGTCTGCCTACCTGCTTGCCGGAACCGCGGCGATCTACGATGGGCACCCGCTACAGCGCTATCTGCGCGACGCAATGGTCGTGACCCAGCATGCGTTCCTCAGCGAGGGAATTTATGACGGAGCAGGCTCGGTATTCCTAGGAGTTCCACCGATGCCAGGCTACATCTAA